In the genome of Leucobacter luti, one region contains:
- a CDS encoding AAA family ATPase yields MIRTLAIENYRSLREVTLDLAQLTVVTGANGTGKSNVYRALRLLADVIREGALNSLVAEGGLRSALYAGDRDTSKPVALRLGIATDDLSYAIDLGLPQLPALSVPGVSRVLDPEVKNETAWHGPILRPSAIFAERRSLAVRLRNDAGALAVSDWRVRESESMLATLASPTETPELFALRESARRWRFYDHLRTDPDAPARRPGPVSFTPVLDPLGGNLPGALATVLGIGDGDRLQRAISDAFDGASVTLEGDDFGIGRVCFHQPELKRSVSAAELSDGTLRFILLATALLTPRPPELLVLNEPEGSLHPSLLPALARLIINAARESQIIVVTHAEPLVRALADESKQIKLLKPGGDTHIEGQLRFEGPAWHWPKR; encoded by the coding sequence ATGATCCGGACTCTGGCCATTGAGAACTACCGCTCACTGCGTGAGGTCACGCTCGATCTTGCCCAACTCACCGTGGTCACTGGCGCGAATGGCACCGGGAAATCAAACGTATATCGCGCTCTGCGGCTCCTCGCCGACGTGATTCGCGAGGGTGCCCTCAACTCTCTGGTGGCAGAAGGCGGGCTCCGCAGCGCTCTCTACGCCGGCGACCGAGACACTTCGAAACCCGTCGCACTCCGCCTCGGGATCGCGACAGACGACCTCTCGTACGCGATCGACCTGGGGCTTCCGCAACTGCCAGCCCTCAGCGTGCCGGGTGTCTCGCGAGTCCTGGATCCTGAGGTCAAGAACGAAACCGCGTGGCACGGCCCGATCCTTCGCCCTTCCGCCATTTTCGCTGAGCGCCGCTCGCTCGCAGTCCGGCTCAGGAACGACGCAGGCGCGCTCGCGGTGAGTGATTGGCGCGTGCGAGAGAGCGAATCCATGCTCGCGACACTCGCGTCGCCGACGGAGACGCCTGAGCTCTTTGCGCTGCGAGAATCGGCGCGCCGATGGCGGTTCTACGATCATCTCAGAACCGACCCCGATGCCCCCGCGCGCCGGCCGGGCCCGGTGAGCTTCACCCCGGTTCTTGACCCCCTCGGGGGAAACCTGCCGGGTGCGCTCGCAACTGTGCTCGGCATCGGCGACGGGGACAGGCTGCAACGTGCGATCTCCGATGCGTTCGACGGTGCCTCTGTGACACTCGAGGGCGACGACTTCGGGATCGGGCGCGTGTGCTTCCACCAGCCGGAACTCAAACGCTCGGTCAGCGCAGCTGAACTCTCCGATGGCACGCTCCGCTTCATCCTGCTGGCCACGGCACTCCTCACTCCCCGCCCGCCCGAGCTCCTCGTGCTCAACGAGCCAGAGGGCAGCCTGCACCCGAGCCTCCTCCCGGCCCTGGCAAGATTGATCATCAATGCGGCGCGTGAGAGCCAGATCATCGTGGTCACCCACGCCGAACCGCTCGTGCGCGCGCTCGCCGACGAATCGAAACAGATCAAACTACTGAAACCCGGCGGAGACACCCACATAGAAGGGCAGCTCCGGTTCGAGGGGCCCGCCTGGCACTGGCCGAAACGCTAG
- a CDS encoding zinc-dependent metalloprotease: MSANEQESSDDQGRNDFEELQRILSEMLSGEGGSAALDPAEFAKVAGIPVDPQTLQGLFSTLQGAMHNPTEDIDWSVTRRTAIEVASDGSAAVDPAPAMRAFPVATLWLDEVTDIGATPDAPRTLSRIEWVQQTVDTWVGLAEPVADSITGALMHALQTQMPEELSSALQGAAPMLKSVGGALFAVQLGTIIGKLSGEVVSAGDIGIPLLSGPGREGGALLPSGAAAFAEGLDQDPEAVTLYLAVRELAHARLFRHAKWLRLHLLSAITDYSRGIRIDTDRIEDLARDLDPAHPEQIQELITNGALIPPKTEAQEAAHARLETMLALIEGWVDVVTADAAKRIPGADAIAEMVRRRRATGGPAEHAFAALAGLELRPRRLREAAALWRLIAERSDVATRDGLWAHPDLLPTSEELDDPTLVLTRLGLVEAAVDAQADDFDAALAQLLDGELPPHEGGEDGETPRTP; this comes from the coding sequence ATGAGCGCGAACGAGCAGGAGAGCTCCGACGACCAGGGCCGAAACGACTTCGAGGAGCTGCAACGGATCCTCTCCGAGATGCTTTCCGGCGAGGGCGGCAGTGCGGCACTCGACCCGGCGGAGTTCGCGAAAGTCGCCGGGATCCCCGTCGATCCTCAGACACTGCAGGGGTTGTTCTCGACCTTGCAAGGCGCCATGCACAACCCCACTGAGGACATCGACTGGTCGGTGACGAGGCGCACCGCGATTGAGGTGGCCTCGGACGGCAGCGCCGCGGTGGATCCCGCGCCCGCGATGCGGGCGTTTCCTGTCGCGACGCTGTGGCTCGATGAGGTCACCGACATCGGCGCAACCCCGGACGCCCCGCGCACGCTCAGCCGTATTGAGTGGGTGCAGCAGACCGTCGACACGTGGGTCGGCCTCGCCGAGCCCGTCGCCGATTCCATTACCGGGGCGCTGATGCACGCTCTGCAAACGCAGATGCCGGAAGAGCTCAGCAGCGCGCTCCAGGGTGCCGCCCCGATGCTCAAGAGTGTCGGCGGCGCACTCTTCGCGGTGCAGCTCGGCACGATCATCGGCAAACTGTCTGGCGAAGTTGTTTCCGCTGGCGACATTGGAATTCCGCTGCTTTCGGGGCCGGGCCGAGAGGGTGGTGCGCTTCTTCCCAGCGGCGCAGCCGCCTTCGCTGAGGGGCTCGACCAGGACCCGGAAGCCGTGACACTCTACCTCGCCGTTCGCGAACTCGCGCATGCACGGCTGTTCCGACACGCGAAGTGGCTCAGGCTGCATCTGCTCTCGGCGATCACCGACTACTCGCGAGGGATCCGGATCGACACTGATCGCATTGAAGATCTCGCACGGGATCTCGATCCTGCGCACCCCGAGCAGATTCAGGAACTGATCACGAACGGCGCGCTGATCCCGCCGAAAACTGAGGCGCAGGAGGCTGCGCACGCGAGGCTCGAGACGATGCTCGCGTTGATCGAGGGCTGGGTCGACGTGGTCACCGCGGACGCCGCGAAGCGGATCCCTGGCGCAGATGCCATCGCTGAGATGGTTCGCCGACGTCGCGCAACCGGCGGCCCGGCCGAGCACGCATTTGCCGCTCTCGCCGGCCTCGAACTTCGTCCGCGCCGGCTTCGCGAGGCCGCGGCACTGTGGCGACTCATCGCCGAGCGGAGTGACGTCGCCACACGAGACGGCTTGTGGGCGCACCCCGATCTCCTGCCAACGTCCGAAGAGCTCGACGACCCGACGCTGGTGCTCACTCGACTCGGATTGGTTGAGGCGGCGGTGGACGCCCAGGCCGACGATTTTGACGCAGCACTCGCGCAGCTCCTCGACGGCGAATTGCCCCCGCACGAGGGCGGCGAAGACGGGGAGACGCCCCGCACTCCGTAG
- the nudC gene encoding NAD(+) diphosphatase, translating to MMRGVEIPVVAGSQPLRLALRPAVGERPAPTADAPAGYVYLGRMAGTAVFAAAEQDAAVASGVPPVTWVHPFATVHELEDTERELVAVASALLRWHEAAAFSPRDGQPTEVVLGGWGRRDTHGGELFPRTDPAVIVLIEHEDRILLGSNALWEDGRFSLLAGFVEAGEALEQTVAREVFEEAGVRLDNIRYVTSQPWPFPRSLMLGFRATLAAGSDPEDLCPDPEEISELRWFSRDQLRHPEPGIVLPTAVSIARWLIDRWVAEGDTGGH from the coding sequence ATGATGCGCGGGGTCGAGATCCCCGTTGTTGCGGGCTCGCAGCCGCTGCGGCTTGCACTCCGTCCCGCAGTGGGGGAACGTCCGGCCCCCACTGCCGACGCGCCAGCGGGCTACGTCTACCTCGGACGTATGGCTGGAACGGCGGTGTTCGCCGCCGCTGAGCAGGACGCAGCCGTGGCAAGCGGCGTTCCGCCAGTTACCTGGGTCCACCCGTTTGCGACCGTCCACGAGCTGGAAGACACCGAGCGCGAGCTTGTCGCGGTTGCCTCCGCACTGCTCCGCTGGCACGAAGCTGCGGCGTTCTCTCCGCGCGACGGCCAGCCGACCGAGGTCGTTCTCGGCGGTTGGGGACGGCGCGACACCCACGGGGGAGAGCTGTTTCCTCGCACCGATCCAGCGGTCATCGTGCTCATTGAACACGAGGACCGGATTTTGCTCGGCTCAAACGCGCTCTGGGAGGACGGCCGCTTCTCCTTGCTTGCGGGCTTTGTCGAAGCCGGTGAAGCGCTGGAGCAGACTGTGGCGCGAGAGGTGTTTGAGGAAGCTGGGGTGCGGCTCGACAACATACGATATGTGACTTCACAGCCCTGGCCCTTCCCGCGCTCGCTGATGCTTGGGTTCCGCGCCACGTTGGCAGCGGGATCGGACCCAGAAGATCTCTGCCCCGACCCGGAGGAAATCTCTGAGCTGCGGTGGTTTTCCCGTGATCAGCTGCGCCATCCTGAGCCGGGAATCGTGTTACCGACGGCGGTGTCGATCGCGCGCTGGTTGATCGACCGCTGGGTTGCCGAGGGCGACACCGGTGGCCACTGA
- a CDS encoding helix-turn-helix domain-containing protein, whose amino-acid sequence MTTLPNVVADALDRVAPRLRLLREQRGMSLSELSALTDVSKSTLSRLETGQRRPSLELLLPLSQVYRVPLDELVGAPPTGDPRIRLRPRLVNGRVVVPLTQHSGGQHAWKIVIPAQASVPDPKAHDGYEWLYVLSGRLRLVLGDRDLELGTGEVAEFDTGEPHWFGSTGSEPAEVLSLFGPHGERAHTRADVAQQ is encoded by the coding sequence ATGACTACACTTCCGAACGTCGTCGCTGACGCCCTGGACAGAGTCGCCCCCAGGCTGCGCCTGCTTCGTGAACAACGCGGCATGAGCCTGTCAGAGCTCTCGGCGCTCACCGACGTCTCGAAAAGCACACTTTCCCGGTTGGAAACGGGCCAACGCCGTCCGAGCCTTGAGCTCCTTCTTCCGCTCTCACAGGTGTATCGGGTGCCGCTCGACGAACTCGTGGGGGCTCCGCCCACAGGCGATCCTCGTATCCGACTGCGTCCGCGGCTCGTCAACGGACGCGTGGTGGTGCCACTCACACAGCACTCTGGCGGGCAACACGCCTGGAAAATCGTGATCCCCGCACAGGCCAGCGTTCCTGATCCGAAAGCCCATGACGGCTACGAGTGGCTGTATGTGCTCAGCGGACGGCTGCGCCTCGTGCTCGGCGACCGTGATCTCGAACTCGGTACTGGCGAAGTCGCCGAATTCGATACGGGCGAGCCCCACTGGTTCGGGAGCACCGGCTCAGAGCCCGCTGAGGTGCTGAGCCTCTTTGGCCCACATGGCGAACGCGCTCACACCCGAGCGGACGTGGCGCAGCAGTAG
- a CDS encoding UPF0182 family protein codes for MTDQNAEAQAARPRRISPLAATIILVVILILGFLAVAAVTAEVLWFRQTGYLPVLTTQWIAAAVMFVIGFLAMAVPLFFAIDIAYRKRPVYARLTAQLDRYQELFEPLRRLVKWGLPAVIGLFAGVSTAAQWQSALLWLNSSPTGEKDAQFGFDISFFLFDLPMLQGIVSFASAVTMIALLAGVATSYLYGGIAFAGRDVRVSKSTRIQAAVLATVYLLLQAVSLWLDQYRSLTNTTGLRTGAMFQDVHAVIPGKQILAGIAIIVAILFLITAFTGKWRLPVVGTALFLVSSIVLGIGYPWAVQQFQVRPDEKSLESEYIERNIAATRVAYGIDDVDVERYDAVTDAEPGALRDDAVATANIRIIDPEVVSPTFSQLEQIRQYYQFPTSLSVDRYEIDGQVEDAVTAVRDINITDQAGWFNRTLVYTHGYGLVGAYGNQRSPGGEPVFLENGIPTSGKLGKFEPRVYFGMNSPTYSIVGGERTKSIELDFPADAESGAEATADDPTPADPAADDAAAAGEAEVVDEPAEGGRQNMTTFAGDGGPELGNIFTKLIYALKFQDMEVLLSGAVVDGSQILYDRNPVERVQKVAPYLTLDKAPYASVVDGRIVWIIDGYTTSDNYPYSESKDMNALTVDASSGARDPMPKPINYIRNSVKATVDAYDGKVSLYAWDSEDPLLKSWGKIFPGTLKDVSEMSGQLLSHVRYPADMFKVQRAMLGEYHVTDADAFYSAEDRWRTPNDPVSTATADATKLAQPPYYLTLAAGADADPNFSIYSTYIPDASGEGQRDILTGYLAANSNAGSKDGTVSEDYGTLKLLTLPKSNSIPGPGQVQNSFTTDSKVSNLLNILRQGESKVISGNLLTLPVGGGLLYVQPVYVKASSGTSFPILQKVLVSFGDEIAFEDTLDAALDELFGGNSGANAGDGDVPIVPGDDAGTGDTGDSGASDGGSSDPLSPVLQEMQQAIQDRDKAMKDGDWTAYGEADERLRDALENALQGS; via the coding sequence GTGACCGACCAGAACGCAGAAGCTCAGGCCGCCCGTCCGCGCCGTATCTCCCCACTCGCCGCCACCATCATTTTGGTGGTGATCCTGATTCTCGGCTTCCTCGCGGTTGCTGCGGTGACGGCTGAGGTGCTGTGGTTTCGGCAGACCGGATATCTCCCCGTATTGACGACACAGTGGATCGCCGCGGCGGTGATGTTCGTCATCGGTTTCCTCGCAATGGCGGTCCCGCTGTTCTTCGCGATCGACATCGCGTATCGCAAACGGCCCGTCTATGCTCGCCTCACGGCGCAGCTCGACCGCTACCAAGAACTCTTTGAGCCGCTGCGGCGCCTCGTCAAGTGGGGTCTGCCGGCTGTGATCGGCCTCTTCGCTGGTGTCAGCACTGCTGCGCAGTGGCAGAGCGCACTGCTGTGGCTCAACAGCTCTCCGACGGGCGAGAAAGACGCCCAGTTCGGGTTTGATATCTCGTTCTTCCTCTTTGACCTTCCGATGCTCCAGGGCATCGTGAGCTTCGCCTCAGCGGTCACCATGATTGCTCTCCTCGCAGGCGTCGCCACAAGCTACCTGTACGGTGGCATTGCGTTCGCGGGCCGCGACGTGCGTGTCTCGAAGTCCACTCGGATCCAGGCGGCCGTCTTGGCGACGGTGTATCTGTTGCTGCAGGCTGTGAGCCTCTGGCTGGATCAGTACCGCTCCCTCACGAACACCACCGGTCTCCGCACCGGCGCAATGTTCCAGGATGTCCACGCTGTGATCCCGGGCAAACAGATCCTCGCGGGAATCGCGATCATTGTGGCGATCCTGTTCCTGATCACAGCATTTACCGGCAAATGGCGGCTCCCCGTCGTGGGCACCGCGCTGTTCCTCGTGTCGAGTATCGTGCTCGGCATCGGCTACCCCTGGGCTGTGCAGCAGTTCCAGGTGCGCCCAGACGAGAAGAGTCTGGAGTCCGAATACATCGAGCGCAATATCGCCGCCACCAGGGTGGCGTACGGGATCGATGATGTTGACGTTGAGCGCTACGACGCGGTAACCGACGCTGAGCCGGGTGCACTGCGTGACGATGCTGTAGCGACCGCGAATATTCGTATCATCGACCCCGAGGTCGTCTCGCCGACGTTCTCGCAGCTCGAGCAGATCCGCCAGTACTACCAGTTCCCGACGTCGCTGAGCGTTGACCGCTATGAGATCGACGGCCAGGTTGAAGACGCGGTGACTGCGGTGCGTGATATCAACATCACGGACCAGGCTGGCTGGTTCAACCGCACGCTCGTCTACACTCACGGCTACGGTCTTGTCGGGGCATACGGCAACCAGCGCTCGCCAGGCGGCGAGCCGGTGTTCCTTGAAAACGGAATCCCCACGAGTGGCAAGCTCGGCAAGTTTGAGCCCCGTGTGTACTTCGGCATGAATTCGCCGACCTACTCCATCGTTGGCGGAGAACGGACCAAGTCGATCGAGCTGGACTTCCCGGCCGATGCAGAGAGCGGCGCAGAAGCCACGGCGGATGATCCGACGCCCGCCGATCCCGCAGCTGATGATGCTGCTGCTGCCGGCGAAGCTGAAGTGGTGGACGAGCCGGCTGAGGGTGGGCGTCAGAACATGACGACCTTCGCTGGCGACGGTGGCCCGGAGCTCGGCAATATCTTCACGAAGCTGATCTACGCGCTGAAGTTCCAGGACATGGAGGTACTCCTCTCCGGTGCCGTGGTCGACGGATCGCAGATCCTCTACGACCGCAACCCGGTGGAACGCGTGCAGAAAGTTGCGCCGTACCTCACCCTCGACAAAGCACCGTATGCGTCCGTGGTTGACGGCCGGATCGTCTGGATCATTGACGGGTACACGACCTCGGACAACTACCCATACTCCGAGTCCAAGGACATGAACGCCCTCACAGTTGACGCATCGAGCGGCGCGCGTGACCCAATGCCGAAGCCGATCAACTACATCCGCAACTCTGTCAAAGCGACCGTTGACGCTTATGACGGCAAGGTATCGCTCTATGCGTGGGATTCCGAGGATCCGCTGCTGAAGTCGTGGGGCAAGATTTTCCCCGGCACACTCAAAGATGTTTCGGAGATGAGCGGACAGCTGCTCAGCCACGTCCGCTACCCGGCTGACATGTTCAAGGTGCAGCGCGCCATGCTCGGTGAGTACCACGTTACCGACGCAGATGCGTTCTACTCGGCAGAGGATCGCTGGCGCACGCCGAACGATCCGGTATCGACCGCCACGGCCGACGCCACGAAGCTCGCTCAGCCTCCGTACTACCTGACGCTTGCGGCAGGGGCAGATGCTGATCCGAACTTCTCGATCTACTCGACCTACATCCCAGACGCCAGTGGCGAGGGTCAGCGCGATATCCTCACCGGGTATCTCGCGGCGAACTCGAACGCCGGCTCGAAGGACGGCACTGTTTCGGAGGACTACGGCACGCTGAAGCTGCTCACCCTGCCGAAGAGCAACTCGATCCCCGGTCCCGGCCAGGTGCAGAACAGCTTCACGACCGATTCGAAGGTCTCAAACCTGCTGAACATCCTGCGCCAGGGTGAGAGCAAGGTCATCAGCGGGAACCTGCTGACGCTGCCGGTTGGCGGCGGCCTGCTCTACGTGCAGCCTGTGTACGTGAAGGCGTCCTCCGGTACGAGCTTCCCGATCCTACAGAAGGTGCTGGTTTCGTTCGGCGATGAAATCGCGTTCGAGGACACACTCGATGCAGCGTTGGACGAGCTATTCGGCGGCAACTCGGGCGCGAACGCCGGCGACGGTGATGTGCCGATCGTTCCTGGTGATGACGCGGGGACGGGGGACACCGGCGATTCGGGCGCATCGGACGGTGGCTCTTCGGATCCGCTGTCACCGGTGCTGCAGGAAATGCAGCAGGCCATCCAGGATCGTGACAAGGCGATGAAGGACGGCGACTGGACTGCGTACGGTGAGGCGGATGAGCGCCTCCGCGATGCGTTGGAGAACGCGCTGCAGGGCAGCTAG
- a CDS encoding phosphotransferase, whose protein sequence is MASIPFTLAALATSAVPGLVVFGVREHEEDSRFAEAVIVSEDAELLVRVPRTQAAEVQQSATVLGLAALTAGPRGKLPFAVPETLGMTRAGETRAVVTTFVDGDHFSAEDLLTDALLLEPIACAIAAIHELPLSVAQSGGLPVSTAQDLRLIATRLIDRAEATRMVPETVLQRWQRTVEAAELWDFAPTTVHGSLDAEQLRVAEDRVVGIVGWSELSVGDPAADLAWLLAPGNDVLEAVLARYAAQRNTGSLAHLRTRAALYHELEVARWLLHGIESHDQSVIDDAVAMLDRMVGVGGALSVAYAVTQDRAPLSDQEVEAMLDETPLVSSHLSETAVVEALDEDRMFGNETDFIEPLQSRGQSRAESEGNTGSGSGSGSGSGSGSDSARDLVPETEGFAALQADTGIVPDFDLSSFAAAAEAAAAEAAAAEAAAAEAANTDANGAGGRQGGGADRTAEAAGARGEATSRDTADRAPTAHDTAEREARARDAAVRAAATRTEAKWPVWPKSRDSASGAGQETPPRARAADEATGGVASSNRAERASTAADPADDQLTEPYDSDDLPSPPERDR, encoded by the coding sequence ATGGCCAGCATCCCTTTCACTCTAGCCGCGCTCGCTACCTCGGCGGTGCCGGGTCTCGTGGTGTTCGGAGTGCGCGAACACGAAGAGGATTCACGGTTTGCTGAGGCGGTGATCGTGAGCGAGGACGCTGAGCTGCTCGTGCGGGTGCCGCGCACACAGGCGGCGGAGGTGCAACAGTCGGCCACGGTGCTCGGCCTTGCCGCTTTGACCGCGGGACCGCGAGGGAAGCTTCCGTTCGCGGTGCCCGAGACCCTTGGCATGACCCGGGCGGGCGAGACGCGGGCCGTGGTCACCACTTTTGTGGACGGGGATCACTTCTCCGCCGAAGATTTACTGACCGATGCGCTTCTACTCGAGCCAATCGCGTGCGCGATCGCCGCAATCCATGAGCTCCCCCTGAGCGTCGCGCAGAGTGGCGGCTTGCCGGTATCGACGGCGCAGGATCTGCGGCTGATCGCGACCAGACTCATTGATCGCGCCGAGGCGACGCGGATGGTGCCCGAAACCGTGCTTCAGCGTTGGCAACGCACCGTCGAAGCGGCGGAGCTGTGGGACTTTGCGCCTACAACGGTGCACGGTTCGCTCGATGCAGAACAGTTGCGGGTTGCTGAGGATCGGGTGGTGGGGATTGTCGGCTGGTCTGAACTCTCGGTGGGCGATCCAGCTGCCGATTTGGCCTGGCTGCTCGCACCTGGGAATGACGTACTCGAAGCGGTGCTCGCGCGCTACGCAGCGCAGCGCAATACGGGTTCGCTCGCACACCTGCGCACCCGAGCAGCGCTCTACCATGAGCTGGAGGTCGCGCGGTGGCTGCTCCACGGCATTGAGTCCCATGATCAGTCGGTGATCGACGATGCCGTCGCGATGCTGGATCGCATGGTCGGTGTGGGCGGAGCCCTGAGTGTCGCGTACGCGGTGACGCAGGATCGCGCCCCGCTGAGTGACCAGGAAGTCGAGGCCATGCTGGACGAGACTCCGCTCGTGTCGAGCCACCTCTCGGAGACCGCCGTTGTCGAGGCGCTCGACGAAGACCGGATGTTCGGAAACGAGACCGACTTCATCGAGCCGTTGCAGAGTAGGGGGCAGTCGAGGGCTGAGTCCGAAGGCAATACTGGTTCTGGTTCTGGTTCTGGTTCTGGTTCTGGTTCTGGTTCGGATTCCGCCCGGGATCTCGTCCCCGAGACTGAAGGCTTCGCTGCGCTGCAGGCCGACACCGGGATCGTGCCCGATTTCGATCTTTCGTCGTTCGCAGCCGCCGCGGAGGCGGCCGCTGCGGAGGCGGCCGCTGCGGAGGCGGCCGCTGCGGAAGCTGCGAACACAGATGCGAATGGCGCTGGGGGCAGGCAGGGCGGTGGTGCCGATCGGACTGCCGAAGCCGCAGGTGCGCGCGGTGAGGCTACGTCCCGAGATACTGCAGACCGCGCTCCCACAGCGCATGATACAGCCGAACGCGAAGCCAGGGCCCGGGATGCGGCGGTACGGGCTGCCGCGACCCGCACGGAGGCGAAGTGGCCCGTCTGGCCGAAGTCTCGAGACTCAGCTTCGGGCGCGGGCCAAGAGACGCCTCCCCGAGCACGTGCTGCGGACGAAGCGACCGGTGGCGTTGCTTCTTCGAATCGCGCCGAGCGTGCGAGCACGGCGGCCGACCCCGCGGATGATCAGCTCACTGAACCATATGACTCCGATGATCTGCCGTCGCCGCCCGAGCGGGATCGCTGA
- a CDS encoding PDZ domain-containing protein produces MPKTPGSELGDYGDVENSSEVGRARRRSRGSLLIAAAACALLLAAVIPSPYTIERPGPVVNTLGDVQIEGETKPVISIPDAETFPTDGALNLLTVSLVGSPERPASWLSLVPALFDPSQRIAPRTDFYPEGSSLKDREAQGTVQMQSSQAQAAAAAFRQLGEPVTAELAIAAVTADGPADGVLREGDVLQRVNGEPIADFAELRAAIVESGAEHELRITVLRDDAEVNLTLRPAVPEGGKDPLIGAIITTYYELPAEVDISLSEIGGPSAGMMFALGIIDQLTPGAMLDGKAVSGTGTVSDTGAIGAIGGLEQKIWAAKRAESDLFLMPLDNCGDLPARLPGGLTVAPVATLSEAVAAIEDTVAGKEVAGVERCSVADQ; encoded by the coding sequence ATGCCGAAGACACCAGGGAGTGAGTTGGGCGACTACGGAGATGTCGAGAATTCGAGCGAGGTGGGGCGGGCTCGACGCCGGTCACGCGGATCGCTGCTCATCGCTGCTGCGGCGTGCGCGCTGCTCCTTGCCGCGGTGATTCCGTCACCGTACACAATCGAGCGGCCTGGGCCCGTCGTGAACACGCTCGGGGACGTGCAGATCGAGGGCGAGACGAAGCCAGTGATCTCCATCCCGGACGCCGAAACGTTCCCGACTGACGGAGCACTCAACCTGCTCACAGTCTCGCTCGTGGGCAGCCCCGAACGTCCGGCGAGTTGGCTCTCGCTCGTGCCAGCACTGTTCGACCCGTCGCAGCGGATCGCCCCGCGCACCGACTTCTATCCGGAGGGTAGCTCGCTCAAAGACCGGGAGGCGCAGGGCACTGTGCAAATGCAGTCCTCGCAGGCGCAGGCCGCCGCCGCCGCATTTCGGCAACTGGGGGAGCCGGTTACCGCAGAACTCGCCATTGCCGCAGTCACGGCGGACGGGCCCGCCGATGGTGTGCTGCGCGAGGGTGATGTGCTGCAGCGTGTGAACGGAGAACCCATCGCAGATTTCGCCGAGCTCCGAGCAGCGATCGTCGAGTCGGGTGCGGAACACGAGCTCCGCATCACCGTGCTCCGAGACGACGCTGAAGTGAACCTTACGCTGCGCCCCGCTGTGCCGGAGGGAGGGAAGGATCCACTGATCGGCGCCATCATCACGACGTACTACGAGCTTCCGGCCGAAGTAGACATCAGCCTCTCCGAAATCGGAGGCCCGAGTGCAGGCATGATGTTCGCGCTCGGCATCATTGATCAGCTCACCCCGGGGGCGATGCTCGACGGAAAAGCCGTCAGCGGAACTGGGACGGTATCCGACACGGGGGCCATCGGCGCGATTGGGGGGCTCGAGCAGAAGATCTGGGCCGCGAAACGTGCCGAGAGCGATCTCTTCCTCATGCCGCTCGACAACTGCGGCGATCTTCCGGCCCGTCTCCCCGGCGGGCTCACCGTCGCGCCGGTGGCGACGCTCAGTGAGGCGGTGGCGGCGATCGAGGACACAGTCGCTGGCAAGGAAGTCGCCGGCGTCGAACGCTGCTCCGTAGCAGATCAGTGA
- a CDS encoding 3'-5' exonuclease yields the protein MAHDRPLFQIVSDALRAGGWSTRPPEGAAERDKWEALSSLLSLVDEMPPGAGIREFSEELLARQRTQHEPTVDAVTLSAVHAAKGLEWSLVHVAGLNEGQFPIVHAVDEASIDEERRLAYVAFTRARDMLRLSGVAGGTRANRQPSRFVGESGLI from the coding sequence GTGGCCCACGACCGCCCACTGTTCCAGATCGTGAGCGACGCGCTTCGCGCGGGCGGCTGGTCAACTCGACCTCCGGAGGGTGCTGCAGAACGCGACAAGTGGGAAGCCCTGAGCTCGCTGCTTTCCCTCGTCGACGAGATGCCGCCCGGAGCCGGTATCAGGGAGTTCAGCGAAGAACTGCTCGCGCGACAACGCACACAGCATGAACCGACAGTAGATGCCGTCACGCTGAGCGCGGTGCACGCTGCGAAGGGGCTGGAATGGTCGCTCGTGCACGTGGCAGGGCTCAACGAGGGGCAGTTTCCGATTGTCCACGCCGTTGACGAGGCCAGCATTGACGAGGAGCGCAGGCTTGCCTATGTCGCCTTCACGCGGGCGAGGGATATGCTGCGGCTCTCCGGCGTCGCAGGCGGTACGCGTGCGAACCGGCAACCGTCACGCTTCGTGGGAGAGTCCGGTCTCATCTAG